One window of Ralstonia pickettii DTP0602 genomic DNA carries:
- a CDS encoding cell division protein FtsY (K03110: ftsY; fused signal recognition particle receptor), whose translation MFSFWKKRKAEPTPVEAPAPAPAPAEAPAPAPTPAPAPAPIPAPTPVPVPVPTPVPAQVPPPAPAPVAAPIPAPAPAPIPVPVPTPAEALELVPPPAPTAEARQGWMHRLRTGLSKTSRNIGTLFVGVKVDEALFEELETALLMADAGVEATEYLLGELRKRVKSERIESAEGVKAALRDLLTQLLRPLEKTMALGREQPLVMMIAGVNGAGKTTSIGKLCKHFQRYDQKVLLAAGDTFRAAAREQLTIWGERNNVTVVAQESGDPAAVIFDAVNAAKARGIDIVMADTAGRLPTQLHLMEELKKVKRVISKAMPSAPHEVLLVIDANTGQNALQQTRAFDDALGLTGLIVTKLDGTAKGGILAAIARQRPVPVYFIGVGEKVEDLQPFRADEFAEALLG comes from the coding sequence ATGTTTAGTTTCTGGAAGAAGCGCAAGGCCGAGCCCACGCCTGTCGAGGCCCCCGCCCCGGCACCCGCTCCGGCCGAGGCGCCTGCGCCCGCCCCAACCCCTGCGCCCGCGCCGGCGCCAATCCCTGCGCCGACACCCGTCCCCGTTCCGGTCCCGACGCCAGTCCCCGCGCAGGTGCCACCACCGGCCCCGGCCCCCGTGGCGGCTCCGATCCCCGCGCCAGCGCCCGCACCCATTCCGGTGCCGGTCCCGACGCCGGCCGAGGCGCTGGAACTGGTCCCACCGCCCGCGCCCACGGCCGAAGCCAGACAGGGCTGGATGCACCGCTTGCGCACGGGACTGTCCAAGACCAGCCGCAACATCGGCACGCTGTTCGTCGGCGTCAAGGTCGACGAGGCGCTGTTCGAGGAGCTGGAAACCGCGCTGCTGATGGCCGATGCCGGCGTTGAAGCCACCGAATACCTGCTGGGCGAGCTGCGCAAGCGGGTCAAGTCCGAGCGCATCGAGTCGGCCGAAGGCGTCAAGGCCGCGCTGCGCGACCTGCTGACGCAGCTGCTGCGCCCGCTGGAAAAGACCATGGCGCTGGGCCGCGAGCAACCGCTGGTGATGATGATCGCGGGTGTCAACGGTGCCGGCAAGACCACCAGCATCGGCAAGCTGTGCAAGCACTTCCAGCGCTACGACCAGAAGGTGCTGCTGGCCGCAGGCGACACCTTCCGCGCCGCCGCGCGCGAGCAGCTGACGATCTGGGGCGAGCGCAACAACGTCACCGTGGTGGCGCAGGAAAGCGGCGACCCGGCCGCGGTGATCTTCGACGCGGTCAACGCGGCCAAGGCGCGGGGCATCGACATCGTGATGGCCGACACCGCCGGCCGCCTGCCGACACAGCTGCACCTGATGGAAGAGCTGAAGAAGGTCAAGCGCGTGATCAGCAAGGCCATGCCGAGCGCGCCGCACGAGGTGTTGCTGGTGATCGACGCCAATACCGGCCAGAACGCCCTGCAGCAAACCCGCGCCTTCGACGACGCGCTGGGCCTGACCGGGCTGATCGTGACCAAGCTCGACGGTACTGCCAAGGGCGGCATCCTGGCGGCGATCGCGCGCCAGCGGCCGGTGCCGGTCTACTTCATCGGCGTGGGCGAGAAGGTGGAGGACCTGCAGCCGTTCAGGGCGGATGAGTTTGCCGAGGCGCTGCTGGGATAA
- a CDS encoding peptidase M16 (K01422: E3.4.99.- [EC:3.4.99.-]), giving the protein MNHCAVLTAAGAEGAQTRIQRLSQPPFAPLQSLPARAARLARRVIPTLLLALLPWSMPAGAQGVVASPMPGTQTAPAGATAQGTTEYRLSNGLRLIVKEDHRAPTVAHQIWYRVGGIDEVSGTTGVAHMLEHMMFKGTPKVGVGEFSKQVAALGGRENAMTNRDFTMYYQQIGKQYLPRMMELEADRMANLIIRKDEFEREMKVVMEERRLRTDDSARGNVYEQLLATVYTAAGYRHPVIGWMDDLVNMRVDDVKDWYRHWYVPNNALVIVTGDVKAEEVRALAERYYGKLKPRTLPLRKDQEEPEQKGIKRIWVKAPAENQYMVMAYKVPRLRDVEKDVDPYALEVLSAVLNGYDNARLTRELVREQRLADDVNVGYDSINRGESLFVLDGTPAAGHNTDEIERALRAEIQRIAKEGVSPEELKRVKAQVVAGQIYKRDSVFGQGMEIGVSEISDISWRQIDRMLDKIKAVTPAQVQAVAAKYFSDDNLTVATLVPQPIDPNKPKTQAPSGLRH; this is encoded by the coding sequence ATGAACCATTGCGCTGTCCTGACCGCAGCGGGCGCCGAAGGCGCCCAAACGCGCATTCAACGCCTCTCACAACCGCCCTTCGCACCACTCCAATCGCTTCCCGCCCGCGCCGCGCGTCTCGCGCGGCGTGTCATTCCCACGTTGCTGCTGGCGTTGCTGCCCTGGTCGATGCCGGCCGGGGCGCAGGGCGTGGTTGCCTCGCCGATGCCGGGTACGCAGACCGCGCCGGCCGGCGCAACCGCGCAGGGCACCACCGAGTACCGGCTCTCCAACGGCCTGCGGCTGATCGTCAAGGAAGACCACCGCGCGCCCACGGTGGCGCACCAGATCTGGTACCGCGTGGGCGGCATCGATGAGGTGAGCGGCACCACGGGCGTGGCGCATATGCTCGAGCACATGATGTTCAAGGGCACGCCCAAGGTCGGGGTGGGGGAGTTCTCCAAGCAGGTCGCCGCACTGGGCGGGCGCGAGAACGCCATGACCAACCGCGACTTCACCATGTACTACCAGCAGATCGGCAAGCAGTACCTGCCCAGGATGATGGAGCTGGAGGCCGATCGCATGGCCAACCTCATCATCAGGAAGGACGAGTTCGAGCGCGAGATGAAGGTGGTGATGGAAGAACGCCGCCTGCGCACCGACGACTCCGCGCGCGGCAACGTCTACGAGCAGCTGCTGGCCACGGTCTATACCGCCGCCGGCTACCGCCACCCGGTGATCGGCTGGATGGACGACCTGGTCAATATGCGCGTGGACGACGTCAAGGACTGGTACCGCCACTGGTACGTGCCCAACAACGCGCTGGTGATCGTCACCGGCGACGTCAAGGCCGAGGAAGTGCGCGCGCTGGCCGAGCGCTACTATGGCAAGCTCAAGCCGCGCACGCTGCCGCTGCGCAAGGACCAGGAAGAGCCGGAGCAGAAGGGCATCAAGCGCATCTGGGTCAAGGCACCGGCCGAGAACCAGTACATGGTGATGGCCTACAAGGTGCCGCGCCTGCGCGATGTCGAAAAGGACGTCGATCCCTACGCGCTGGAGGTGCTGTCGGCCGTTCTCAACGGCTATGACAACGCGCGCCTGACGCGCGAGCTGGTGCGCGAGCAGCGCCTGGCCGACGACGTCAATGTCGGTTACGACAGCATCAACCGCGGCGAGTCGCTGTTCGTGCTCGACGGCACGCCAGCCGCGGGCCACAACACCGACGAGATCGAGCGTGCGCTGCGCGCCGAGATCCAGCGCATCGCCAAGGAAGGCGTCTCGCCTGAAGAGCTCAAGCGCGTCAAGGCGCAGGTGGTGGCCGGCCAGATCTACAAGCGCGATTCGGTGTTCGGGCAGGGCATGGAGATCGGCGTTTCCGAGATTTCCGATATCTCCTGGCGCCAGATCGACCGCATGCTTGACAAGATCAAGGCCGTCACGCCGGCCCAGGTGCAGGCCGTCGCAGCAAAGTACTTTAGCGACGACAACCTGACCGTGGCCACGCTGGTGCCGCAGCCGATCGACCCGAACAAGCCCAAGACCCAGGCCCCGTCGGGCCTGCGCCACTGA
- a CDS encoding zinc protease (K01422: E3.4.99.- [EC:3.4.99.-]), producing the protein MSQFVTAFATPQRALRKLAGAALGAAVLLAAQLAQAAIPIEHWTASTGARVFFVHSPSIPMLDINIDFDAGSRYDPPGKAGLATLTAALLDKGAAAQDGQPARDEAQVADGFADTGAAFGGAAGGDRGGIGLRTLTAQPELDQSVALAAQLIKAPTYPDAVVGREKQRLITAIREADTKPGVIADKALAKAMYPDHPYGVAATPDSVASIKRDDIVKFWRDNYNAQRAVVTLIGAVDRKQAEAIAELLTRGLPQGTAAPAMPQVKLNIPATEQRVPHPAQQSSVVIGQPSIARGDPDYFALLVGNYVLGGGGFSSRLTDEVREKRGLTYGVDSYFAPSKQPGPFGISLQTKKAQTDEALALVRQVLARFVAEGPTEKELRAAKDNLINGFPLRIDNNRKLLTNVANIGWYGLPLDYLDTWTAQVGKVTREQVRAAFQRHVRPDGMATVIVGGPVTAPATTAKQ; encoded by the coding sequence ATGTCTCAATTCGTCACCGCATTTGCTACCCCGCAGCGCGCGCTGCGCAAACTGGCAGGCGCCGCGCTCGGCGCCGCCGTGCTGCTGGCCGCGCAACTGGCGCAGGCCGCCATCCCGATCGAGCACTGGACCGCCTCCACCGGCGCGCGCGTCTTCTTCGTGCACAGCCCGTCGATCCCGATGCTCGACATCAATATCGACTTCGACGCCGGCAGCCGCTATGACCCGCCGGGCAAGGCCGGGCTGGCCACGCTGACCGCCGCGCTGCTCGACAAGGGTGCGGCCGCGCAGGACGGCCAGCCGGCACGCGACGAAGCGCAGGTCGCCGACGGCTTTGCCGATACCGGGGCCGCCTTTGGCGGTGCGGCCGGCGGCGACCGCGGCGGCATCGGCCTGCGCACGTTGACGGCGCAGCCGGAACTGGACCAGTCGGTCGCGCTGGCGGCCCAGCTGATCAAGGCGCCGACCTACCCGGACGCCGTGGTCGGCCGCGAGAAGCAGCGCCTGATCACCGCCATCCGCGAAGCCGACACCAAGCCGGGCGTGATTGCCGACAAGGCACTGGCCAAGGCCATGTACCCCGACCATCCCTATGGCGTGGCGGCGACGCCGGACAGCGTGGCGTCGATCAAGCGCGACGACATCGTCAAGTTCTGGCGCGACAACTACAACGCGCAGCGCGCGGTGGTCACGCTGATTGGCGCCGTCGATCGCAAGCAGGCCGAGGCCATCGCCGAACTGCTTACGCGCGGGCTGCCGCAGGGCACTGCCGCGCCGGCGATGCCGCAAGTCAAGCTGAACATCCCCGCCACCGAACAGCGCGTGCCACACCCGGCGCAGCAATCCAGCGTGGTCATCGGACAGCCCTCGATCGCACGCGGCGATCCCGATTATTTCGCGCTGCTGGTGGGTAACTACGTGCTGGGCGGCGGCGGCTTCAGTTCGCGTCTGACTGACGAGGTGCGGGAGAAGCGCGGCCTGACCTACGGCGTCGACAGCTATTTCGCGCCGTCCAAGCAGCCCGGGCCGTTCGGCATCAGCCTGCAGACCAAGAAGGCACAGACCGACGAGGCGCTGGCGCTGGTGCGCCAGGTGCTGGCGCGCTTTGTTGCCGAGGGACCGACCGAGAAGGAGCTGCGCGCGGCCAAGGACAATCTGATCAACGGCTTCCCGCTGCGCATCGACAACAACCGCAAGCTGCTGACCAACGTGGCCAATATCGGCTGGTACGGGCTGCCGCTGGACTACCTGGATACCTGGACCGCGCAAGTGGGCAAGGTCACGCGCGAGCAGGTCAGGGCGGCGTTCCAGCGCCATGTGCGCCCGGACGGCATGGCCACGGTGATCGTCGGCGGCCCGGTGACCGCGCCAGCCACCACAGCCAAGCAGTGA
- a CDS encoding methyltransferase, producing MNSRSRLPSPAPGGRTATPATGGRPTASPAPRPAPRQAPSQVRIIGGRWKRTLLPVPDAQGLRPTPDRVRETLFNWLGQDLTGMECLDLFAGSGALGFEAASRGAAAVTLVESNARVAKQLRDNQYRLDAGTVRVVQGDAFAVAAQMPDASFDVIFLDPPFAEDWIGPALEHAARLSRPGGAVYVETDHALTGADAPVPASLEIVRHARAGAVHFHLLLHRSPGNGAA from the coding sequence ATGAATTCGCGCTCCCGATTGCCATCGCCCGCCCCTGGCGGGCGAACCGCTACCCCCGCCACCGGCGGGCGGCCCACTGCATCCCCGGCCCCGCGCCCGGCACCCCGCCAGGCGCCATCTCAAGTCCGCATCATTGGCGGACGCTGGAAGCGCACCTTGCTGCCCGTACCCGATGCCCAGGGCCTGCGCCCGACGCCCGACCGCGTGCGCGAGACGCTCTTCAACTGGCTCGGCCAGGACCTGACCGGCATGGAATGCCTGGACCTGTTCGCAGGCTCGGGCGCACTTGGCTTCGAGGCCGCGTCGCGCGGCGCGGCCGCGGTCACGCTGGTGGAGTCCAACGCGCGCGTGGCCAAGCAGCTGCGCGACAACCAGTACCGGCTCGACGCCGGCACGGTGCGCGTGGTGCAGGGCGATGCCTTTGCCGTAGCCGCGCAGATGCCCGATGCCAGCTTCGACGTGATCTTCCTGGACCCGCCCTTTGCCGAGGACTGGATCGGCCCAGCGCTGGAACATGCGGCGCGGCTGTCGCGTCCGGGCGGCGCGGTCTATGTGGAAACCGACCATGCGCTGACCGGTGCCGATGCGCCAGTGCCTGCGTCGCTTGAGATCGTGCGGCACGCGCGCGCCGGCGCGGTGCATTTTCACCTGCTCTTGCACCGCAGCCCTGGCAACGGCGCCGCCTGA
- a CDS encoding phosphopantetheine adenylyltransferase (K00954: E2.7.7.3A, coaD, kdtB; pantetheine-phosphate adenylyltransferase [EC:2.7.7.3]) has protein sequence MVIAVYPGTFDPMTRGHEDLVRRASNIFDELVVGVAQSPNKRPFFALEERIAIAREVLGHYPNVRVEGFSGLLKDFVRKNNARVIVRGLRAVSDFEYEFQMAGMNRYLLPDVETMFLTPSDQYQFISGTFVREIAVLGGDVSKFVFPSVERWLQEKIGKPE, from the coding sequence ATGGTCATCGCGGTCTATCCCGGCACCTTCGATCCAATGACCCGGGGACACGAGGATCTGGTCCGCCGTGCGTCGAATATCTTCGACGAACTGGTGGTCGGCGTGGCGCAGAGCCCCAACAAGCGCCCGTTCTTTGCGCTCGAAGAGCGCATCGCCATCGCCCGTGAAGTGCTCGGGCACTATCCCAATGTGCGCGTCGAGGGTTTTTCCGGCCTGCTCAAGGACTTTGTGCGCAAGAACAATGCGCGCGTGATCGTGCGCGGCCTGCGCGCGGTGTCCGACTTCGAGTACGAGTTCCAGATGGCGGGCATGAACCGCTACCTGTTGCCCGACGTGGAAACCATGTTCCTGACTCCGTCCGACCAGTACCAGTTCATCTCCGGCACCTTCGTGCGCGAGATCGCGGTGCTGGGCGGCGACGTCAGCAAGTTCGTGTTCCCGTCGGTGGAACGCTGGCTGCAAGAGAAAATCGGCAAACCGGAATAA
- a CDS encoding ferredoxin, which produces MALMITDDCINCDVCEPECPNEAISMGPEIYEIDPNKCTECVGHFDEPQCQQVCPVACIPKDPNRVETHEVLMQRYRLLTAAKHAA; this is translated from the coding sequence ATGGCGCTGATGATCACCGACGACTGCATCAACTGCGACGTTTGTGAACCCGAGTGCCCGAACGAAGCCATTTCGATGGGGCCCGAGATCTATGAAATCGACCCCAACAAGTGCACCGAGTGCGTCGGGCACTTCGACGAGCCGCAATGCCAGCAGGTCTGCCCGGTGGCCTGCATTCCCAAGGATCCGAACAGGGTCGAGACGCATGAGGTGCTGATGCAGCGTTACCGGCTGTTGACGGCTGCCAAACACGCGGCCTGA
- a CDS encoding dTDP-glucose 4,6-dehydratase (K07093: K07093), which yields MSYLTDEARAAGRAAKPDVDVPGQMLEDIVAANPARRRVLRGGLGLSLVSAFGSGLLAACGGGDDPAPAPAPAPGPAPTGPVTPSYEVTFEPVAKSTADAVVVPNGYSIDVLFSAGDPVEAGATGYAGAFQSSAETERQAGGNHDGMHFFALPGVDPQKGGLLAINHELPDYNILFPTAYDAATASPEQKRIALSAVGISVIEVELAASGKWQVKRDSIYNKRYTGNTLYRVGGPAASVVGSTVVGMLNNCSSGYTPWGTYLTCEESTDNYIDPNQADNGYGWVVEVDPYGTLGAPSKRTAMGRFDHENVAFLTDASNNVAFYMGDDGTPGCIYKFVPSKAFDPNTRAANANLLDSGTLYVAKFNADGSGQWIELTQGKNGLTVGASDPGNWTQSATSPAPTTVDFTSQADVLVNTKAAARVAGGTLMDRPEWITAAPDNTLYCTLTNNSGRQQTDAANPRKNNLHGHIIKWIEAGNSPLATTFTWSILLQAGDPSLATDNLKGNINGDTFSSPDGLRVDPKGRLWVQTDSSTSASFINTFGNNSMYYVSPTGQSKRFLVGPTGCEITGIAYTPDLTTCFINIQHPTGKWPDAARPPRSSTIVVRRTDGKPMGA from the coding sequence ATGTCGTACCTGACCGACGAAGCGCGTGCCGCCGGCCGCGCCGCCAAGCCCGACGTTGACGTGCCCGGCCAGATGCTCGAAGACATCGTCGCCGCCAACCCGGCGCGCCGCCGGGTGCTCCGCGGCGGCCTCGGCCTGTCGCTGGTCTCGGCCTTCGGCAGCGGCCTGCTGGCCGCCTGCGGCGGCGGTGACGATCCCGCCCCGGCCCCTGCACCCGCCCCAGGGCCGGCGCCCACCGGCCCGGTCACCCCGAGCTATGAAGTCACCTTCGAGCCGGTCGCCAAGTCCACCGCCGATGCCGTGGTGGTGCCCAACGGCTACAGCATCGACGTGCTGTTCTCCGCCGGCGATCCGGTGGAAGCCGGCGCCACCGGTTATGCCGGCGCCTTCCAGTCGTCCGCCGAGACCGAGCGCCAGGCCGGCGGCAACCACGACGGCATGCACTTCTTCGCGCTGCCGGGCGTCGATCCGCAGAAGGGCGGCCTGCTCGCCATCAACCACGAGCTGCCGGACTACAACATCCTGTTCCCGACCGCCTACGACGCCGCCACTGCCAGCCCGGAGCAGAAGCGCATCGCGCTGTCGGCCGTCGGCATTTCGGTGATCGAGGTCGAACTGGCCGCCAGCGGCAAGTGGCAGGTCAAGCGCGACTCGATCTACAACAAGCGCTACACCGGCAACACGCTGTACCGCGTGGGCGGCCCGGCTGCCTCGGTGGTGGGTTCGACCGTGGTCGGCATGCTCAACAACTGCTCGAGCGGCTACACGCCGTGGGGCACCTACCTGACCTGCGAAGAAAGCACGGACAACTACATCGACCCGAACCAGGCCGACAACGGCTACGGCTGGGTGGTGGAAGTCGATCCGTACGGCACGCTGGGCGCGCCGTCCAAGCGCACCGCGATGGGCCGCTTCGACCATGAGAACGTCGCCTTCCTGACCGACGCCAGCAACAACGTCGCCTTCTACATGGGCGACGACGGCACGCCGGGCTGCATCTACAAGTTCGTACCCAGCAAGGCCTTCGATCCGAACACCCGCGCCGCCAACGCCAACCTGCTGGACAGCGGCACGCTCTACGTCGCCAAATTCAACGCCGACGGCAGCGGCCAGTGGATCGAGCTGACGCAGGGCAAGAACGGCCTGACCGTCGGCGCTTCGGATCCGGGCAACTGGACCCAGTCGGCCACCTCGCCGGCGCCGACCACGGTCGACTTCACCAGCCAGGCCGACGTGCTGGTCAACACCAAGGCCGCCGCGCGCGTGGCCGGCGGCACGCTGATGGACCGTCCCGAGTGGATCACGGCCGCACCGGACAATACGCTCTACTGCACGCTGACCAACAACAGCGGCCGCCAGCAGACCGACGCCGCCAACCCGCGCAAGAACAACCTGCACGGCCATATCATCAAGTGGATCGAAGCCGGCAATTCGCCGCTGGCCACCACCTTTACGTGGAGCATCCTGCTGCAGGCCGGCGACCCGTCGCTGGCCACCGACAACCTGAAGGGCAATATCAACGGCGACACCTTCTCCAGCCCGGACGGCCTGCGCGTCGACCCGAAGGGCCGCCTGTGGGTGCAGACCGACTCCAGCACCAGCGCCAGCTTCATCAACACCTTCGGCAACAACAGCATGTACTACGTCTCGCCGACGGGTCAGTCCAAGCGCTTCCTGGTGGGTCCGACCGGCTGCGAAATCACCGGCATCGCCTACACGCCGGACCTGACCACCTGCTTCATCAATATCCAGCACCCCACCGGCAAGTGGCCGGACGCGGCCAGGCCGCCGCGCTCGTCCACCATCGTGGTGCGCCGTACCGACGGCAAGCCGATGGGTGCCTGA
- a CDS encoding peptidyl-tRNA hydrolase (K01056: PTH1, pth, spoVC; peptidyl-tRNA hydrolase, PTH1 family [EC:3.1.1.29]), protein MIKLIVGLGNPGAEYEATRHNAGFWLVDQLARMGGATLRVEGRFHGLAARARLWDQDIWLLKPSTFMNRSGLAVVSLARFYKILPDEIVVAHDEMDLPAGTVKLKRGGGAGGHNGLKDISAHLTTQEYWRLRLGVGHPRNAPGGAGAGREDVVSFVLKPPRREEQEAIEGAIDRSIDPLGLLARGDAERAMAQLHTAR, encoded by the coding sequence ATGATCAAGCTCATCGTCGGCCTCGGCAATCCCGGTGCGGAGTACGAGGCCACCCGACACAACGCCGGCTTCTGGCTGGTGGACCAGCTCGCCCGCATGGGCGGCGCCACGCTGCGCGTGGAGGGCCGCTTCCATGGCCTGGCCGCGCGTGCGCGGTTGTGGGACCAGGATATCTGGCTGCTCAAGCCGTCGACCTTCATGAACCGCTCCGGGCTGGCCGTGGTGTCGCTGGCGCGCTTCTACAAGATCCTGCCCGACGAGATCGTCGTGGCCCACGACGAGATGGACCTGCCGGCGGGCACCGTGAAACTCAAGCGCGGCGGCGGCGCGGGCGGCCACAACGGGCTCAAGGACATCTCGGCCCACCTGACCACGCAGGAATACTGGCGCCTGCGCCTGGGCGTGGGCCATCCGCGCAACGCGCCGGGCGGCGCCGGTGCGGGCCGCGAGGACGTGGTCAGCTTCGTGCTCAAGCCGCCCCGGCGTGAGGAGCAGGAAGCGATCGAGGGAGCCATCGACCGCAGCATCGACCCGCTGGGGCTGCTCGCGCGCGGCGATGCCGAGCGCGCGATGGCGCAGCTGCATACCGCGCGCTGA
- a CDS encoding 50S ribosomal protein L25 (K02897: RP-L25, rplY; large subunit ribosomal protein L25), which translates to MKVVAFERSVQGTGASRRLRNSGKTPGIIYGGAAEPKMIELDHNALWHALKKEAFHSSILELEVAGKSEQALLRAFQMHPFKPLVLHVDFQRVSANDKIHVKVPLHFMNQETAPGVKLGHGLVNHIVNDLEVSCLPADLPEFIEVDVGTMELGQTLHLSDLKLPAGLTVITHGDDNPAIASISLPAGAASAAEGAAEGEGETPAA; encoded by the coding sequence ATGAAAGTTGTCGCTTTCGAGCGTAGCGTACAGGGAACGGGTGCGAGCCGCCGCCTGCGCAATTCGGGCAAGACCCCCGGCATCATCTACGGCGGCGCCGCCGAACCGAAGATGATCGAACTGGATCACAACGCGCTGTGGCACGCCCTGAAGAAGGAAGCGTTCCACTCGTCGATCCTGGAACTGGAAGTCGCCGGCAAGTCGGAACAGGCCCTGCTGCGTGCATTCCAGATGCACCCATTCAAGCCGCTGGTGCTGCACGTCGATTTCCAGCGCGTGTCGGCCAACGACAAGATCCACGTCAAGGTGCCCCTGCACTTCATGAACCAGGAGACCGCTCCTGGCGTGAAGCTGGGCCACGGCCTGGTCAACCACATCGTGAACGACCTGGAAGTGTCGTGCCTGCCGGCCGACCTGCCTGAGTTCATCGAAGTGGACGTCGGCACCATGGAGCTGGGCCAGACCCTGCACCTGAGCGATCTGAAGCTGCCGGCAGGCCTGACCGTCATCACCCACGGTGACGACAATCCCGCCATCGCCAGCATCTCGCTGCCGGCTGGCGCCGCTTCGGCCGCCGAAGGCGCTGCCGAAGGCGAAGGCGAGACGCCGGCTGCCTAA
- a CDS encoding ribose-phosphate pyrophosphokinase (catalyzes the formation of 5-phospho-alpha-D-ribose 1-phosphate from D-ribose 5-phosphate and ATP~K00948: PRPS, prsA; ribose-phosphate pyrophosphokinase [EC:2.7.6.1]) — protein sequence MSSEGLMVFTGNANPKLAEAVVQHLGIPLGKALVGRFSDGEVQVDIQENVRGKHVIVLQSTCAPTNDNLMELMVMVDALKRASARSITAAMPYFGYARQDRRPRSARVAISAKVVANMLEVAGVERVLTMDLHADQIQGFFDIPVDNIYASPVLLGDLREKNYGDLLVVSPDVGGVVRARALAKELNCDLAIIDKRRPKANVAEVMNIIGEVDGRNCVIMDDMIDTGGTLCKAAQVLKERGALKVFAYCTHPVLSGGAAARIAESALDEVVVCDTIPLSEEAAKCTKIRQLSTAPLLAETFTRIVKGDSIMSLFAGS from the coding sequence ATGAGCAGCGAAGGCTTGATGGTATTTACCGGCAACGCCAACCCCAAACTCGCGGAGGCTGTCGTACAGCACCTCGGCATTCCGCTGGGCAAGGCGCTCGTTGGCCGTTTCTCCGACGGAGAAGTCCAGGTCGACATCCAGGAAAATGTTCGCGGCAAGCACGTCATCGTGCTGCAGTCCACCTGCGCGCCGACCAACGACAACCTGATGGAACTGATGGTGATGGTCGACGCGCTCAAGCGCGCCTCGGCACGCAGCATCACCGCCGCCATGCCCTACTTCGGCTATGCCCGCCAGGACCGCCGCCCGCGTTCGGCGCGCGTGGCGATCTCGGCCAAGGTCGTGGCCAACATGCTGGAAGTCGCTGGTGTCGAGCGCGTGCTGACGATGGACCTGCACGCCGACCAGATCCAGGGCTTCTTCGATATCCCCGTCGACAACATCTACGCTTCGCCGGTACTGCTGGGCGACCTGCGCGAGAAGAACTACGGCGACCTGCTGGTGGTGTCGCCGGACGTCGGCGGCGTGGTCCGTGCCCGCGCGCTGGCCAAGGAACTGAACTGCGACCTGGCGATCATCGACAAGCGTCGTCCCAAGGCCAACGTGGCCGAGGTGATGAACATCATCGGTGAAGTCGACGGCCGCAACTGCGTGATCATGGACGACATGATCGACACCGGCGGCACACTGTGCAAGGCTGCCCAGGTGCTGAAGGAGCGCGGCGCACTGAAGGTCTTCGCCTACTGCACGCACCCCGTGCTGTCGGGCGGCGCCGCTGCCCGCATCGCCGAGTCGGCACTGGACGAAGTGGTGGTGTGCGACACCATCCCGCTGTCCGAGGAAGCCGCCAAGTGCACCAAGATCCGTCAACTCTCGACCGCCCCGCTGCTGGCCGAGACCTTCACCCGCATCGTCAAGGGCGACTCGATCATGTCGCTGTTCGCGGGATCCTGA